CGAGCACGTCGCCGCGGAGATCTCGGTCGCGCTCGAGCGCGCGCTCCTGTTCGAGTTCGAGCAGTCGGTCGCCGCCGCACTCCAGACGAGCCTCCTCGGGCCGCCGGCCCTCGTCGAGGGTGCCGGTCACACCGCTCGCTACCTCCCCGCGGAGTCGGCGCTGTCGGTCGGTGGTGACTGGCACGACACGATCCCCCTCGCCGAGCGACGCATCGGCGTGGCGGTCGGTGACGCCGTCGGCCGCGGCCTCGAAGCCGCGACCGTCATGGGACAGCTGCGGAGCGCGCTCGGCGCGTGCGCGCTGCGCTCGGACACGCCGGCCGCCGCCATCGACTGCCTCGACGAGTTCGCCGCGAACATCCCGGCCGCGACGTCGACGACCGTGGCGTACGCGGTCGTCGACCTCGAGCACGACTGGGTCGACTACTGCTGCGCCGGTCATCCGCCGCCGCTGTGCGTCATGCCGGACGGCTCGTCGCAGCTGTTGGAGGCCAGCCGGTTCTGGCCGCTCGGCTGCCGCACCGACGTGCGCCGAGAGTCGGCGAGGCACCCGTTCCCGCCCGGTGCGCTCCTCGTCCTCTACAGCGACGGTCTCGTCGAGCGTCGCCGCCGGTCGCTCGACGAGGGGTTCGACCGGCTCGTCCACGCAGTGGGCGACCGCGCGCGACTGCCGATCGACTTCATCGCCGACGGTGTGCTCCGCGAGCTGCTCGCCGACAGCGACGGCGTGGACGACGTCGTCCTCCTCGTGCTGCGGTCACCGGTGTCCTCGCCGACGATGCTGCTCCGCAAGCTGCACGCGACCCCGGGCGAGCTCGCGACCATGCGGGCCGAGCTCCACCAGTGGCTCGACATGGTCGGGCTTCCGAAGGAGCACGCGCTGCAGCTCGTGATGGCGGTCGGCGAGGCGTGCATGAACGTCGTGCAGCACGCGTACACGAACGAGCTCCACCAGCTCGTCCGTCTCGAGGGTGCCGTCGTCGGCGACGAGGTCCTCGTCAGCGTGACCGACACGGGGACGTGGAAGGAGCACAGCACGCGGTCCGTCGGCGGTCGCGGGATGGACCTGATGCGCAAGCTCGTGCCGTCCGTCCAGGTCAACCGGCACCCGGTCGGCACGACGGTCGTCTTCCGCTACCCGCGCGAACCGGAGCACCTGGATGAGCTTGCCGCTGCACGAGCTTGAGCTCGACGTGCGCGACGGCGCGCTCGTCGCCACCGTCGTGGGTGAGATCGACCTGACGAACGTCGCCGCGATCGAGGGGCGGATCATGGAGGCCGCACGGCGCGAAGGCGTGCGGGTCGTCGTCCTCGACATCTCGCGCGTCGAGTACCTCGACA
Above is a window of Acidimicrobiia bacterium DNA encoding:
- a CDS encoding STAS domain-containing protein, which translates into the protein MSLPLHELELDVRDGALVATVVGEIDLTNVAAIEGRIMEAARREGVRVVVLDISRVEYLDSAAFAAVQRITAVVPVRLAVARTATVYRAVIVAGLDRMAPTFDTVAAALRSDG
- a CDS encoding SpoIIE family protein phosphatase, with protein sequence MSRWRSAALAVASGAIGAAITAALGRAAVGRRAPPVDDAGNGVPEEITVAAALLHARTPRDVGDTVVRQTARLFGASVVRFAVRGERDSFEYVGDSLPEHVHGDHAVFSLHGEDPAAHVLQSQVASYWPRFDEFARRHGRAARVLAPVPVASLAMIPIVGERHAIGVWVIGFADPQTFGRRQRAHFEHVAAEISVALERALLFEFEQSVAAALQTSLLGPPALVEGAGHTARYLPAESALSVGGDWHDTIPLAERRIGVAVGDAVGRGLEAATVMGQLRSALGACALRSDTPAAAIDCLDEFAANIPAATSTTVAYAVVDLEHDWVDYCCAGHPPPLCVMPDGSSQLLEASRFWPLGCRTDVRRESARHPFPPGALLVLYSDGLVERRRRSLDEGFDRLVHAVGDRARLPIDFIADGVLRELLADSDGVDDVVLLVLRSPVSSPTMLLRKLHATPGELATMRAELHQWLDMVGLPKEHALQLVMAVGEACMNVVQHAYTNELHQLVRLEGAVVGDEVLVSVTDTGTWKEHSTRSVGGRGMDLMRKLVPSVQVNRHPVGTTVVFRYPREPEHLDELAAARA